Proteins found in one Takifugu rubripes chromosome 17, fTakRub1.2, whole genome shotgun sequence genomic segment:
- the fbxo48 gene encoding F-box only protein 48 isoform X2, with protein MVVVQDNSPPLCLHPLRTTSPQNFAEKLPTEMSLQIFGELDAISLCSASQTCRLWYHIIKDSEQLWRKQCLLVRAVCQREVDRDRRDGLSWKLTLVKNYSRSRLKTAWLTGCFSHITSADQLIGTTMMPLDVETWGEILQAELDR; from the exons ATGGTGGTAGTGCAGGACAACTCACCGCCCCTGTGTCTCCACCCGCTCAGAACCACCTCACCTCAGAACTTTGCTGAAAAGCTGCCGACAGAGATGAGCTTGCAGATCTTTGGTGAGCTGGACGCCATCAGCCTGTGCAGCGCATCTCAGACCTGCAGGTTGTGGTACCACATCATCAAAGACAGcgagcagctgtggaggaaacagtgtttacTGGTCAGAGCTGTCTGTCAGAGGGAGGTGGACAGGGACCGAAGGGACGGCCTGTCCTGGAAG ctaACCCTGGTGAAGAACTACAGCCGCAGCCGTCTGAAGACAGCCTGGTTGACAGGATGCTTCAGCCACATTACATCAGCTGACCAGCTCATCGGCACCACGATGATGCCGCTGGACGTCGAGACCTGGGGCGAAATCCTGCAGGCCGAGTTGGACCGATGA
- the ppp3r1b gene encoding calcineurin subunit B type 1b: MGNEASYALDMCSHFDADEIKRLGKRFKKLDLDNSGSLSVEEFMSLPELQQNPLVQRVIDIFDTDGNGEVDFKEFIEGVSQFSVKGDKEQKLRFAFRIYDMDKDGYISNGELFQVLKMMVGNNLKDTQLQQIVDKTIINADKDGDGRISFEEFCAVVGGLDIHKKMVVDV; this comes from the exons ATG GGAAATGAAGCCAGTTACGCTCTGGACATGTGCTCACACT TTGACGCTGATGAGATTAAGAGGTTGGGGAAGAGGTTTAAGAAGCTCGACCTGGATAACTCTGGATCCCTCAGCGTGGAGGAGTTCATGTCCTTACCGGAGCTCCAGCAGAATCCACTGGTGCAGAGGGTCATCGACATCTTCGACACCGACGGAAACGGGGAGGTTGACTTCAAAG AGTTCATAGAAGGCGTCTCCCAGTTCAGCGTTAAAGGAGACAAAGAGCAGAAATTACGTT ttGCATTCAGGATCTATGACATGGACAAAGATGGCTACATCTCCAATGGCGAGCTGTTTCAGGTCCTGAAGATGATGGTGGGcaacaacctgaaggacacACAGCTCCAACAGATCGTCGACAAAACCATCATCAACGCAGACAAAGATGGAGATGGCAGAATATCCTTCGAGGAGTTCTGTGCT GTCGTTGGCGGATTAGACATCCACaagaagatggtggtggacgTCTGA
- the cnrip1a gene encoding CB1 cannabinoid receptor-interacting protein 1a gives MTPPHQHRASSLSFSGAERGDMDGVPDIINISISLRIQPNEGPVFYKVDGTRFGQTRTIKLLTGSKYKIEVVMKPGTVEATNMNIGGIIFPLEQQSREEASVVYHAQYDTEGVPHTKSGDRQPVQVSIEFNKAGTFETVWQAKYYNYYKREHCQFGNKFSSIEYECKPNETRTLMWINKEAFN, from the exons ATGACCCCTCCTCATCAGCACCGCGCATCCTCCCTCTCGTTTTCTGGAGCTGAGCGCGGCGACATGGACGGCGTCCCAGACATCATAAACATCTCTATCTCGCTCCGGATCCAGCCCAACGAGGGTCCCGTCTTCTATAAGGTGGACGGAACCAGGTTCGGCCAGACCAGAACCATCAAGCTGCTCACAGGCTCCAAATACAAGATCGAGGTGGTAATGAAGCCCGGAACCGTCGAGGCGAC CAACATGAACATCGGGGGTATCATCTTCCCTCTGGAGCAGCAGTCCAGGGAAGAGGCCTCGGTGGTTTATCATGCCCAGTATGACACCGAGGGTGTCCCACACACCAAGAGTGGAGACCGGCAACCAGTTCAAGTCAGCATAGAG TTTAACAAGGCCGGAACCTTCGAGACCGTTTGGCAGGCAAAATACTACAACTACTACAAGAGGGAGCACTGCCAGTTCGGCAACAAATTCAGCAGCATCGAATACGAGTGCAAACCCAACGAGACACGGACCCTCATGTGGATCAACAAGGAGGCGTTTAACTGA
- the fbxo48 gene encoding F-box only protein 48 isoform X1: protein MYFVCTLYLSFPPLLSSPLLSSPLFLSHSLPSLPLSFLPLSSSLHLCLFILLSGCCWIMVVVQDNSPPLCLHPLRTTSPQNFAEKLPTEMSLQIFGELDAISLCSASQTCRLWYHIIKDSEQLWRKQCLLVRAVCQREVDRDRRDGLSWKLTLVKNYSRSRLKTAWLTGCFSHITSADQLIGTTMMPLDVETWGEILQAELDR, encoded by the exons ATGTACTTTGTATGTACTTTGTATCTCTCCTTCCCCCCTCTTCTgtcttcccctctcctttcctcccctctcttcctctctcattccctaccctctcttcctctctccttccttcccctctcttcctctctccacctctgtctcttCATTCTCCTCTCAGGCTGTTGTTGGATCATGGTGGTAGTGCAGGACAACTCACCGCCCCTGTGTCTCCACCCGCTCAGAACCACCTCACCTCAGAACTTTGCTGAAAAGCTGCCGACAGAGATGAGCTTGCAGATCTTTGGTGAGCTGGACGCCATCAGCCTGTGCAGCGCATCTCAGACCTGCAGGTTGTGGTACCACATCATCAAAGACAGcgagcagctgtggaggaaacagtgtttacTGGTCAGAGCTGTCTGTCAGAGGGAGGTGGACAGGGACCGAAGGGACGGCCTGTCCTGGAAG ctaACCCTGGTGAAGAACTACAGCCGCAGCCGTCTGAAGACAGCCTGGTTGACAGGATGCTTCAGCCACATTACATCAGCTGACCAGCTCATCGGCACCACGATGATGCCGCTGGACGTCGAGACCTGGGGCGAAATCCTGCAGGCCGAGTTGGACCGATGA